From Gemmatimonadaceae bacterium, the proteins below share one genomic window:
- a CDS encoding TonB-dependent receptor codes for MPWSLRALIACTAAAATPQLATAQGTLTGVVRRAADATPIVGASVSVPATGLRVLTDATGAFTIEIGGGRVVVAVTAIGFVSQRDTVTLAAGASLRRDYRLAPSAQELGGMLVTGRPSAGSVRPAPERVAGISTAGARSEVVALEGSDVNLAEKVGRQVFARVPGVLVYDMDGAGNQMNVSTRGLDPHRAWEFNVRHDGVMTNSDIYGYPASHYSVPLEAIEEIQLVRGTAALQYGAQFGGLLNYRTKGPDTTRAFSTEGSLTGGSFALGAAFGGVSGRVGRVDYLAYAALRRSDGFRESSQSSYDAQLLQLTWRARPSLRVRGQLARSYYLHQLPGPLTDAMFADDPRQATRSRNWYSPTITIPSLRITWTPSERSEIVLQASRLTGLRGSSMFVGFATAPDTAASGSGTFAPRVVDIDNFDSRTYELRFLQRHQLGGREAALSTGITIADNAMRRRQQGPGTTGDDYDLTVTGAFGRDLRYVSRGLSWYAEEMIALTPRWRVIPGLRLEGGVTRMTGSLAYYDPADTPRRVRHDYPLFGVRTEFTRSATQTFYGGVSESFRPMLLKDLLPENSLERTDPAMRDARGWTAEVGVRGGWLRGTYDVGVFGLRYDNRFGGLLRTDSVTPYLFKTNIGSAMTYGVEASGDARVLEGRRVSLRLWGSAALFHARYRSGTAVQDSGNVSLRGKRVEGVPDAIVRIGLTVDAAAGSLTLLTSHTTSSFADALNVRTPTANGARGLVPAYTVLDLSASRWISQRWQLRLAVSNLLDASYFTKRPAFYPGPGVWPSDGRAVQAGLSWTR; via the coding sequence GTGCCCTGGAGCCTGCGCGCACTCATCGCCTGCACTGCCGCGGCCGCCACGCCGCAGCTCGCCACGGCGCAAGGAACGCTCACCGGCGTCGTTCGCCGTGCGGCTGACGCGACGCCAATCGTGGGCGCCTCGGTCAGCGTGCCGGCAACCGGACTGCGGGTGCTCACCGACGCGACAGGCGCCTTCACCATCGAGATTGGCGGCGGTCGTGTTGTCGTCGCGGTGACGGCCATTGGGTTCGTCAGCCAACGCGACACCGTGACGCTGGCCGCCGGCGCATCCCTGCGACGCGACTATCGACTGGCGCCGTCGGCGCAGGAACTTGGCGGGATGCTGGTCACGGGCCGTCCGTCGGCGGGCAGCGTCCGGCCGGCGCCCGAACGTGTGGCCGGCATCTCTACGGCCGGTGCGCGCAGCGAGGTCGTGGCACTCGAAGGCAGCGACGTGAACCTCGCCGAGAAGGTGGGTCGGCAGGTCTTCGCGCGCGTGCCGGGTGTGCTGGTCTACGACATGGACGGTGCGGGCAACCAGATGAACGTCTCCACGCGTGGCCTCGATCCGCACCGCGCCTGGGAGTTCAACGTGCGCCACGATGGCGTGATGACCAACTCCGACATCTACGGCTATCCCGCGAGCCACTACAGCGTCCCGCTCGAGGCCATCGAGGAGATCCAACTCGTGCGCGGGACGGCAGCGCTGCAGTACGGGGCGCAGTTCGGCGGACTGCTGAACTATCGGACGAAGGGGCCAGACACCACGCGCGCCTTCTCGACCGAGGGATCGCTGACTGGCGGCTCGTTCGCGCTGGGTGCCGCGTTCGGCGGCGTCAGTGGCCGGGTCGGTCGGGTGGACTATCTGGCCTACGCCGCGCTGCGTCGCAGCGACGGATTCCGTGAGTCGTCGCAGTCTTCATACGATGCGCAACTGCTCCAGCTGACCTGGCGGGCGCGACCGTCGCTGCGCGTTCGCGGGCAGCTGGCGCGCTCGTACTATCTGCACCAGCTGCCCGGTCCGCTCACGGACGCGATGTTCGCGGACGACCCGCGCCAGGCCACCCGATCGCGGAACTGGTACAGCCCCACGATCACAATCCCTTCGCTGCGCATCACGTGGACGCCGAGCGAGCGCAGCGAGATCGTGCTGCAGGCATCGCGACTCACGGGCCTGCGGGGCTCGTCGATGTTCGTGGGGTTCGCCACGGCCCCGGACACGGCGGCCTCCGGCTCCGGGACCTTCGCGCCCCGAGTGGTGGACATCGACAACTTCGACAGCCGCACGTACGAACTGCGCTTCCTCCAACGGCACCAGCTGGGCGGACGCGAGGCCGCGCTCTCCACGGGCATCACCATCGCCGACAATGCGATGCGTCGGCGCCAACAGGGACCGGGCACGACGGGTGACGACTATGACCTCACGGTCACGGGCGCCTTCGGCCGCGATCTGCGCTATGTCTCGCGGGGACTGTCGTGGTACGCCGAGGAAATGATCGCGCTCACGCCGCGCTGGCGCGTGATTCCTGGCCTTCGCCTCGAGGGCGGCGTGACGCGGATGACCGGCAGCTTGGCGTACTACGATCCCGCGGACACGCCGCGCCGCGTGCGTCACGACTACCCGCTGTTCGGCGTCCGCACGGAGTTCACCCGCAGTGCGACGCAGACGTTCTACGGGGGTGTGAGCGAGTCGTTCCGGCCAATGCTGCTGAAGGACTTGCTGCCCGAGAACTCGCTGGAACGCACCGACCCGGCGATGCGCGACGCGCGCGGCTGGACGGCGGAGGTCGGTGTGCGCGGCGGCTGGCTCCGCGGCACGTATGATGTCGGCGTCTTTGGCCTGCGCTACGACAACCGGTTCGGGGGCCTGCTGCGCACGGACAGCGTGACGCCCTACCTGTTCAAGACCAACATTGGCTCGGCGATGACCTACGGCGTCGAAGCCTCGGGTGACGCCCGTGTGCTCGAAGGCCGGCGCGTGTCGCTGCGGCTCTGGGGTTCCGCCGCCCTCTTTCATGCGCGCTACCGCAGCGGCACGGCGGTGCAGGACAGCGGGAACGTGTCGCTGCGCGGCAAGCGAGTGGAAGGGGTTCCTGACGCCATCGTGCGCATTGGACTGACGGTGGATGCCGCAGCCGGCAGCCTCACGCTGCTCACCAGCCACACCACGTCGTCATTTGCCGATGCGCTGAATGTGCGGACACCCACAGCCAACGGTGCGCGTGGGCTGGTCCCGGCCTACACGGTGCTGGACCTCAGCGCCTCGCGATGGATCAGCCAGCGGTGGCAGCTGCGTCTCGCCGTCTCAAATCTCCTGGACGCGTCATACTTCACGAAACGCCCGGCGTTCTATCCGGGACCCGGCGTGTGGCCGAGTGACGGGCGCGCCGTTCAAGCCGGGCTGAGCTGGACGCGGTAG
- a CDS encoding DUF898 domain-containing protein, with protein sequence MPTRLSPEFHGDGRTLFAIYIRHFLLTLVTFGIYTFWAKADLRRYLYSQTSVAGDRFNYSGTGGELIRGWIKAMGLIIVAVIVGLLLSAFVHELVGTLALYAGLGFFVFPLAIIGSRRYRLSRTSWRGIRFSFRGEYDDLLGIFIPGLLLSIVTLGLYYPFFHANVRRFVVGNTHFGRAAFRFTGTGGDLFGRHLLLYIALPLTLGLYWFWHLAYRHRYYWSHTSFGGARFESRMQGGELLAFSLTNVLLLIVTLGIAYPWVHARALRFACERVVIGDLAPFESAVQDAQTADATGEGLTEMFDWDLMGADYFGL encoded by the coding sequence ATGCCCACGCGACTCAGCCCCGAGTTCCACGGCGACGGCCGTACGCTCTTCGCGATCTACATCCGGCACTTCCTGCTGACGCTGGTCACCTTCGGCATCTACACCTTCTGGGCCAAGGCCGACCTGCGCCGCTACCTGTACTCGCAGACCTCGGTCGCGGGCGATCGCTTCAACTACTCCGGCACGGGCGGGGAACTGATCCGCGGCTGGATCAAGGCGATGGGGCTCATCATCGTCGCCGTCATTGTCGGCCTGCTGCTCTCGGCATTCGTCCACGAGCTCGTCGGCACGCTGGCGCTGTACGCGGGACTCGGCTTCTTCGTCTTCCCGCTGGCCATCATCGGCAGCCGCCGCTACCGGCTGTCGCGGACGTCGTGGCGCGGCATCCGGTTCTCGTTCCGCGGCGAGTACGACGACCTGCTCGGCATCTTCATTCCCGGCCTGCTGCTGTCGATCGTCACGTTGGGGCTCTACTACCCGTTCTTCCACGCGAACGTCCGGCGATTCGTCGTCGGCAACACCCACTTCGGGCGCGCGGCATTCCGGTTCACCGGCACCGGTGGCGACCTCTTCGGGCGTCATCTCCTGCTCTACATCGCGCTGCCGCTGACACTCGGGCTCTACTGGTTCTGGCATCTTGCCTATCGGCACCGCTACTACTGGTCGCACACGAGTTTTGGCGGCGCGCGCTTCGAGTCCCGGATGCAAGGTGGGGAGCTGCTCGCGTTCAGCCTGACCAACGTCCTGTTGCTGATTGTGACGCTTGGCATCGCGTATCCGTGGGTCCACGCGCGCGCCTTGCGCTTCGCCTGTGAACGCGTCGTCATCGGCGACCTGGCGCCCTTCGAGTCGGCGGTGCAGGACGCGCAGACGGCGGACGCGACGGGCGAGGGCCTGACCGAGATGTTCGATTGGGACCTGATGGGCGCGGACTACTTCGGGCTCTAG
- a CDS encoding M48 family metallopeptidase, which produces MSESNQRVEAAYFDGQTSQRHLVDVERTATGLILRGETIGERAWDWKDLRRDERLSPDEPVRYERGNLESPEVLVITDPAFLPAMRGASRADRSLAHRLRHRSIVSLLLPAIVAVLAAVAFWALVLPVLAARVAERVPLEIEDRLGRSTVELTTQFAGVCREPARVAALQGMVDRLVADGRGGRYTYRVNIVDDSLVNAFAAPGGHIVVFQGLIAQAGSPDEVAGVLAHEIQHVTNHHGIASILREMPVQIALSTAFGSNPFGGSLAQAAYSLGSLSYRRRDELEADAGAAQMLLASGISPEGMIDFFRRTAARSGEPGRWTNYLSTHPSDTERIEALSAAAANRTISFTPALSAAEWAALRAPCTLP; this is translated from the coding sequence GTGTCGGAGAGCAACCAGCGCGTCGAAGCCGCGTACTTCGACGGCCAGACCTCGCAGAGGCACCTCGTCGACGTCGAACGCACGGCGACCGGCCTGATCCTTCGCGGCGAGACGATTGGCGAGCGCGCGTGGGACTGGAAGGACTTGCGCCGCGACGAACGCCTGTCGCCGGACGAGCCCGTGCGCTACGAGCGCGGCAACCTCGAGTCGCCGGAGGTCCTCGTCATCACGGACCCGGCATTCCTCCCCGCGATGCGCGGCGCCAGTCGCGCGGACCGCTCGCTTGCCCATCGGCTGCGTCACCGCAGCATTGTCTCGCTGCTGCTGCCGGCGATCGTGGCCGTGCTGGCCGCCGTCGCGTTCTGGGCCCTCGTGCTGCCCGTGCTCGCCGCGCGCGTCGCCGAACGCGTACCACTTGAGATCGAGGATCGCCTCGGGCGCTCGACTGTCGAATTGACCACGCAGTTCGCGGGCGTCTGCCGCGAACCGGCAAGGGTGGCGGCGCTGCAGGGGATGGTCGATCGGCTCGTGGCGGACGGCCGCGGAGGACGGTACACGTATCGCGTGAACATCGTCGACGACTCCCTCGTGAACGCCTTCGCCGCGCCCGGCGGTCACATCGTCGTGTTCCAGGGACTAATCGCGCAGGCGGGGTCACCCGATGAAGTGGCCGGAGTCCTGGCGCACGAGATCCAGCACGTCACGAACCACCACGGCATCGCATCGATACTTCGCGAGATGCCGGTGCAGATCGCGCTCTCCACGGCCTTTGGCTCCAATCCGTTTGGCGGGTCGCTGGCGCAGGCCGCGTACTCGCTCGGCAGCCTGTCGTATCGCCGGAGAGACGAACTGGAGGCGGACGCGGGCGCGGCGCAGATGCTGCTTGCGTCAGGGATCTCACCCGAAGGGATGATCGACTTCTTCCGCCGCACGGCCGCCCGCAGCGGAGAGCCAGGTCGCTGGACCAACTACCTCTCCACACACCCCAGCGACACGGAGCGCATCGAGGCGCTCAGCGCGGCGGCGGCGAACCGTACGATATCGTTCACTCCCGCGCTTTCGGCCGCCGAGTGGGCGGCGCTCCGCGCGCCCTGCACCCTGCCCTGA
- a CDS encoding tRNA-binding protein, with protein sequence MATPDEFFAIDMRVGTVLRAEPFPEARKPAIKLFIDFGPELGQLQSSAQLTVHYTPEQLVGRQVVAAVNLGERRIAGFKSQVLVLGAMPDEREVVLLHPDHAVANGTRIG encoded by the coding sequence ATGGCCACACCCGACGAGTTCTTCGCCATCGACATGCGCGTCGGCACCGTGCTGCGAGCCGAGCCGTTCCCCGAGGCCCGCAAACCGGCCATCAAATTGTTCATCGACTTCGGACCGGAGCTCGGTCAGCTGCAGTCCAGTGCGCAACTCACCGTGCATTACACGCCCGAACAACTGGTCGGCCGGCAGGTGGTCGCGGCGGTGAACCTCGGCGAGCGGCGCATCGCCGGCTTCAAGAGCCAGGTGCTGGTCCTGGGCGCGATGCCGGACGAGCGCGAGGTCGTGTTGCTGCACCCGGACCACGCCGTGGCCAACGGCACGCGCATCGGATGA
- a CDS encoding OsmC family protein encodes MAEATQGKPPSRVSVRWDGEQRFDASVAGKRETIRIDGTRDAGPSPVDTLLSALAACTGVDVVEILAKRRTPVEGMSIAVTGDRANAVPSRVTKIHLEFRIRGEGIERVHAERAIDLAITKYCSVRDSIDPATPIEWALVLE; translated from the coding sequence GTGGCCGAAGCAACGCAGGGCAAGCCGCCGTCCAGGGTGTCGGTGCGCTGGGACGGGGAACAGCGGTTCGACGCCAGCGTGGCGGGCAAGCGCGAGACCATTCGTATCGACGGCACGCGCGACGCCGGCCCGAGCCCGGTGGACACCCTGCTGAGTGCGCTGGCGGCCTGCACGGGCGTGGATGTGGTCGAGATCCTGGCGAAGCGGCGGACGCCCGTGGAGGGCATGTCCATCGCGGTCACGGGTGACCGCGCGAATGCCGTCCCGTCCCGCGTCACCAAGATCCATCTCGAGTTCCGCATCCGCGGCGAAGGGATCGAGCGCGTGCACGCGGAACGCGCCATCGATCTCGCCATCACCAAGTACTGCTCGGTCCGCGACTCGATCGATCCCGCGACGCCGATCGAGTGGGCGCTGGTCCTCGAATAG
- the xth gene encoding exodeoxyribonuclease III, with amino-acid sequence MKIYSWNVNGLRAVIRKGDFPKFLAKHKPDILCLQETKAERDQVEIDLPDYLEYWNSAATKGYSGTAIFSRTKPLSVTTGFTKPVSKKFKLVDSEGRDSGDEGRVITAEFERFYVVSVYTPNAKDDLSRLPLRHKHWDPAFLAHCKALEKTKPVIFCGDLNVAHTELDLANPKTNVGNKGFTVEEREGFQKFLDAGFVDTFRIFTAGNGHYSWWSQRANCRARNVGWRIDYVMVSAGLAKQVKAAEIHTDVMGSDHCPVSITLKRPTRTRA; translated from the coding sequence GTGAAGATCTATTCGTGGAACGTGAACGGCCTGCGCGCCGTCATCCGCAAGGGCGACTTCCCGAAGTTCCTCGCCAAGCACAAACCGGACATCCTCTGCCTGCAGGAGACCAAGGCCGAGCGCGACCAGGTCGAGATCGATCTGCCGGATTACCTCGAGTACTGGAACTCGGCGGCGACCAAGGGCTACAGCGGCACGGCGATCTTCTCGCGCACGAAGCCGCTGTCGGTGACCACGGGTTTCACGAAGCCGGTGAGCAAGAAGTTCAAGCTGGTCGACAGCGAAGGCCGCGACAGTGGCGACGAGGGGCGCGTGATCACGGCGGAGTTCGAGCGCTTCTATGTGGTATCGGTGTACACGCCGAACGCCAAGGACGATCTCAGCCGCCTCCCGTTGCGCCACAAGCACTGGGACCCGGCCTTCCTCGCCCACTGCAAGGCGCTAGAGAAGACGAAGCCCGTCATCTTCTGCGGCGATCTCAACGTGGCGCACACAGAGCTGGATCTCGCGAATCCCAAGACCAACGTCGGCAACAAGGGATTCACGGTCGAGGAGCGCGAGGGCTTCCAGAAGTTCCTCGACGCCGGCTTCGTGGACACGTTCCGCATCTTCACCGCGGGCAACGGCCACTATTCGTGGTGGAGCCAGCGCGCCAACTGCCGCGCGCGGAACGTCGGCTGGAGAATCGACTACGTGATGGTCTCGGCTGGCCTGGCCAAGCAGGTGAAGGCCGCGGAGATCCACACCGACGTGATGGGCAGCGACCACTGCCCCGTGAGCATCACGCTCAAGCGCCCGACGCGGACCCGCGCCTAG
- a CDS encoding MogA/MoaB family molybdenum cofactor biosynthesis protein, with protein sequence MTVPEGTAAHRAEAASRGALRCGVLTVSDSRTVNTDESGPLARRLLEAAGHQIAVHGLLRNDEPAVREQVAQWLARGDLHAIIITGGTGLGSKDRTVEAVQPLFEKEIPGFGELFRLLSYQEQIGTTAILSRAVAGSAKGAVIVSLPGSKAAVELALTRILVPELPHLLREIRR encoded by the coding sequence GTGACCGTTCCCGAGGGGACGGCCGCCCACCGCGCCGAGGCCGCGTCGCGCGGTGCGTTGCGCTGCGGCGTGCTCACCGTAAGCGACTCGAGGACCGTAAACACCGACGAGTCTGGCCCGCTGGCCCGGCGCCTGCTCGAGGCCGCCGGTCACCAGATTGCGGTGCACGGCCTGCTGCGCAACGACGAACCGGCCGTGCGCGAGCAGGTCGCGCAGTGGCTCGCCCGCGGCGACCTGCACGCCATCATCATCACGGGTGGCACCGGGCTCGGGAGCAAGGACCGCACGGTCGAGGCGGTGCAGCCGCTGTTCGAGAAGGAGATTCCCGGCTTCGGGGAGCTGTTCCGCCTGCTGAGCTATCAGGAACAGATCGGCACCACGGCAATCCTCTCGCGAGCGGTCGCAGGCAGTGCCAAGGGCGCCGTGATCGTCTCGCTGCCCGGATCGAAGGCGGCGGTGGAGTTGGCGTTGACGCGCATCCTGGTGCCCGAGTTGCCGCACCTGCTGCGCGAGATCAGACGATAG